GCCAATACCCAACCAAAAACCGCCTTGCATGGCCCAGTTCAATGCTTGAGCTGTCCAGCTGTCGCCCAAAGCCCAGCGGTTTTGAGTGGCGGTCAACCACGCAAAAAGGTCTTCGCCAAATCCCCACCACATCCCACCGCCAATGAGCGCCCAAACCAGCAGCGCCAACAATGCAGGCCGCCAGACCAAGCCCCACACGCGTGGCGTGAACATCATCAAGGCCGCACGACTGAGTGCTTGAATCACTTTATCCATGTTTGTTCTCCTCTTTTCAGTTGATCACATTACCGTCACATCGGCATCACATCGGTGCATTGCAGCCCATTTATCGCTGCAAACTGTCCCATACTTTGTGCAGTCGTTTGATGGACACGGGCATCGGCGTGCGCAATTCCTGTGCAAATAAACCAACGCGCAGCTCTTCGAGCAACCAACGAAAAGGCACCAAACCGTCGTCCATTTGACCGCCCCGCTCATTCACCGCGCGCTGCCAGTTTTGCACCAACGGCAACATGTCGCGCATCAATTGTGCATCGCGTGCGCTGTCATTTTTCAGTTTATCGACGCGCAAAGCAATGGCTTTGAAGTAACGCGGATAATGCACCAGCTGCGCATACGCGGTGTTCAGGACAAAGCGTTTGGGCGTGAGCCGTTCGATCTGAGCCGTCATGTCATTGTATGCGTTCAGTTGTGTTTTCACTGAGACCAGTTTTTTTTGTGCGGCTTGCCATTCGGTCAAAATCAACAGCACCAACTTCGCTATTTCTTGCACAATCAGACCCAAACGGTTTTTTGCTTGTGCCAGCATGTTTTCAAAAGCCAGCGTGTCACGTGGCCACTGGCTCACGTCATCCAAGCCGCATGCCCGTTGCAGTGCCAACGAAACAATGTCGGTTTTCAATGCTTCCAACGTGTCGCTGGTCAACCCCGCGTAGAGCATGCCCATATTCGCGGCATCGGGAATGTTTTTATCCAAATGCTTTAAACTTTCTTTAAAATGCAGACGCGCCAAACGCAGTAAGCCTTGCAAATGCACGGCTTGCGCAAGGTGTTCCTCATCCCACACCGACATTTCACAGTGCGTTTCACAGTCTTGTAACGCAGGATAACCAAAAATTTTCGCATTATTTTTTTGCAATTCCATCAACTCGGGCAACACCCCAAAATCCCACGTCATGATCTTTCGCCCCGCTTCGCCCGCGATGGTTTTATGAGCGGTTTGGCTGGTGTTGAGCTTTTTGGACGGTGTTGCGGTGTTGCTGCTGTCGCTTTGCGCCTGCACCACATCTTGAAATGATTCACGCGCTTGACCACCAAAATGCGTGCGCAATAAACTCAGGTCGCGCGTCATTTCAAGTTGACGACCGTATTCATCGACCAGTTTAAAATTCATCGATGCGTGAGTGGATAAGGTTTCCAATTTAAAATCGGTGGTTTTCAGCTGTTGTCCCGTGCGCAAACGAACATGGATGATCAATGCATCCAGCAAAGCTTGCTCGCCCATGCGTTGTTCTTCCACTGCCCAAGCCACAAAATCCTGTACATAATCAGGCAATGGCACGCAATGGCGACGAATTTTCTGTGGCAATGATTTGAGTAAAGCCTGCACTTTGTCTTTAATCATGCCAATCACCAACCATTCACATTGCACCGCTGACACTTGATTGAGCACGGTAATCGGTACGGTCAAGGTCACGCCGTCGCGCGGGCTGTTGGGTTCAAAATGATAGGTTAAACTGCACGTCAAACCGCCGACTTCCATCGTTTTTGGAAACACATCGGTGGTCACCCCAGACGCCTCGTGACGCATGAGTTCGTCTTTGGACAAATATAAAATCTTCGGATCGGTTTTCACCACATCGTCGTGCCATTTTTGCAAAGCACGCACATCCATGATCTCAGGCGGAATCACGCTGTCATAAAATGCGACAATCAACTCATCGTCCACCAACACATCTTGGCGGCGTGATTTGTGCTCAAGGTTTTCGATGTGGGCGATCAATTGCTTGTTGTGTGTGAGGAATGGGAAACGGCCTTCAAATTCATGCTGTGCCAACCCATCACGGATGAACACATCGCGCGTCTCCTGCGGATTGATGCGTGCATAGCTCACGGGACGCTGGTTATAAATCACCAAGCCGTACAATGTGGCGCGTTCATCCGCCTGCACTTGTCCAGATTTTTTACGCCAACGCGGTTCGCTGTAGGTTTTTTTGAGCAAATGAGCGCCCACGCGCTCCAGCCATTTCGGCTCAATTTTTGCCAATATTCGTGCAAACAAACGTGTGGTTTCAATCAATTCCGCTGCCATCACCCATTGGCCTGTTTTTTTCTTCAGGCTCGAACCCGGCCACAAATAGAACTGAATCCCGCGTGCACCTTGATAATATTGCCCACGCTGACCCACTTTGGCATTCTGCCCTGCGGCGGGTTTATTCGCGTCATTGCTCAGTTCAGATTTGAAACCGACATTGCCCAGCAAGCCCGCAAGCAAGGCGCAATGCAATTGTTCAAAGGTCGGCTCGGTTTCATTCATGCGCCAACCCTGCTCTTTCACCATCGTTGAAAGCTGCGTGTGCACATCGCGCCATTCGCGCAAGCGCAACTGCGATAGGAAATTTGAACGACAATTTTCTTGAAGTAACTTATTGGATTTTTTGTGCTTGATGGCGTCGTCAAACCAGTTCCAAATTTTCAAATACGTCAAAAATTCCGATGATGCATCGTTAAATTTTGCATGCGCAGAATCCGCCTGCGCCCGCAACTCCGCTGGTCGATCGCGCACATCTTGCACAGACAACGCACTCGCAATGATCAACACTTCGCGCAATGCGCCTTCGTCGCGTGCCGCCAAAATCATTCGCGCCACGCGGGGATCAATCGGCAATTTCGCCAACTCACGGCCTGTTTTGGTCAGTTGGTAATCATCGGTCAATGCGCCCAACTCTTGCAGCAAATGATAACCATCGACAATCGCACGATTGAGCGGTGCTTGCACAAATGGAAACTCTTCGATTTGCTTCAAACCGAG
The window above is part of the Ephemeroptericola cinctiostellae genome. Proteins encoded here:
- the hrpA gene encoding ATP-dependent RNA helicase HrpA, with protein sequence MNPVQHKNSNHHRKPNAPHAPKAVVPAVTPAQAEAFKQHIVFPDNLPVSAEREAISALIEHNQVVIICGETGSGKTTQLPKMCLALGRGIGAGGRGLIGHTQPRRLAATSTAKRIAEELGTSLGEVVGYKIRFQDRLHEGASVKLMTDGILLAETQRDPLLKQYDTIIIDEAHERSLNIDFLLGYLKEILPKRTDLKIIITSATIDAERFATHFANEKGNAPIMNVSGRTYPVEVRYRPIQRNENDKERDLYDGIVDAVDELAREGSGDVLVFLPGEREIREAAESLRKHHPPHVEILPLFARLTAQEQERIFKPSNARRIVLATNVAETSLTVPGIRYVIDSGLARVKRYSYRQKVEQLQVESIAKSAANQRSGRCGRVAAGICIRLYEEADFIARPDFTDPEIMRSSLASVILRMKALGLKQIEEFPFVQAPLNRAIVDGYHLLQELGALTDDYQLTKTGRELAKLPIDPRVARMILAARDEGALREVLIIASALSVQDVRDRPAELRAQADSAHAKFNDASSEFLTYLKIWNWFDDAIKHKKSNKLLQENCRSNFLSQLRLREWRDVHTQLSTMVKEQGWRMNETEPTFEQLHCALLAGLLGNVGFKSELSNDANKPAAGQNAKVGQRGQYYQGARGIQFYLWPGSSLKKKTGQWVMAAELIETTRLFARILAKIEPKWLERVGAHLLKKTYSEPRWRKKSGQVQADERATLYGLVIYNQRPVSYARINPQETRDVFIRDGLAQHEFEGRFPFLTHNKQLIAHIENLEHKSRRQDVLVDDELIVAFYDSVIPPEIMDVRALQKWHDDVVKTDPKILYLSKDELMRHEASGVTTDVFPKTMEVGGLTCSLTYHFEPNSPRDGVTLTVPITVLNQVSAVQCEWLVIGMIKDKVQALLKSLPQKIRRHCVPLPDYVQDFVAWAVEEQRMGEQALLDALIIHVRLRTGQQLKTTDFKLETLSTHASMNFKLVDEYGRQLEMTRDLSLLRTHFGGQARESFQDVVQAQSDSSNTATPSKKLNTSQTAHKTIAGEAGRKIMTWDFGVLPELMELQKNNAKIFGYPALQDCETHCEMSVWDEEHLAQAVHLQGLLRLARLHFKESLKHLDKNIPDAANMGMLYAGLTSDTLEALKTDIVSLALQRACGLDDVSQWPRDTLAFENMLAQAKNRLGLIVQEIAKLVLLILTEWQAAQKKLVSVKTQLNAYNDMTAQIERLTPKRFVLNTAYAQLVHYPRYFKAIALRVDKLKNDSARDAQLMRDMLPLVQNWQRAVNERGGQMDDGLVPFRWLLEELRVGLFAQELRTPMPVSIKRLHKVWDSLQR